A single region of the Actinoplanes sp. SE50/110 genome encodes:
- a CDS encoding response regulator transcription factor, whose translation MARLLLIEDDPAIRNTLLRALRDRGHAVAAAPAAMAGLQTALAERPDLIVLDLGLPDLDGRELLRMLRAVSRTPVIVATARDEETEMVRLLDAGADDYVVKPFTAAQLDARIRAVLRRGSATPGETEPALVVGGLRIDVAAREVTLDGTGVDLTPREFDLLHHLAARAGQVVTKRELLSEVWQVPYGGADKTVDVHLSWLRRKLGETATEPRYLHTVRGVGVKLSEPA comes from the coding sequence GTGGCGAGACTGCTGTTGATCGAGGACGACCCGGCGATCCGGAACACCCTGCTGCGCGCCCTGCGGGATCGTGGGCACGCGGTGGCCGCGGCGCCCGCGGCGATGGCGGGACTCCAGACCGCCCTGGCCGAACGACCGGACCTGATCGTCCTCGACCTGGGCCTGCCCGACCTCGACGGCCGGGAGCTGCTGCGGATGCTGCGCGCGGTCAGCCGGACCCCGGTGATCGTCGCGACCGCCCGGGACGAGGAGACCGAGATGGTCCGGCTGCTCGACGCGGGTGCCGACGACTACGTGGTGAAACCGTTCACCGCGGCGCAGTTGGACGCGCGGATCCGGGCCGTGCTGCGGCGCGGCTCCGCCACCCCCGGCGAGACGGAACCGGCCCTGGTCGTCGGCGGGCTGCGGATCGACGTGGCGGCCCGCGAGGTCACCCTGGACGGGACCGGGGTCGACCTCACGCCCCGCGAATTCGACCTGCTGCACCACCTCGCGGCGCGGGCCGGTCAGGTGGTGACGAAACGGGAGCTGCTCAGCGAGGTGTGGCAGGTGCCGTACGGCGGGGCGGACAAGACCGTCGACGTACACCTGTCGTGGTTGCGCCGCAAGCTCGGCGAGACCGCGACCGAACCGCGCTACCTGCACACCGTCCGCGGGGTCGGGGTCAAGCTGAGCGAGCCGGCGTGA
- a CDS encoding HAMP domain-containing sensor histidine kinase, producing the protein MRARLTLLVAATTVLVLLAFLVPIALLLRQVAQDRALSQANTVVRTIVPFAVGDVPALRTAVTGQAVPVTVFHWDGTVVGAPATVTPAVRLAAAKGQSFTVSTPAGREVVVPVVGARGTSVIRTVVADADLTRGVSRSWLTLAGLGAALLLLGLLVADRLARTIIAPITQLSAVSHRLAGAELTARAAPAGPPELREVAGALNHLATRIQDLLAAERERIADLSHRLRTPLTALRLEAESLQDPTESARVAAAADGVARAVTAAIQQARREVTHQPAGCDATAVVSDRVAFWQVLAEDTGRPVTRSLPDTPLPVAVAADDLAAALDALLGNVFAHTPDETPFAVTLTARPGGGATLTVADEGPGFPASATTRGASGGDSTGLGLDIARQIATGFHTEGGPGGAVVRLELPAP; encoded by the coding sequence GTGAGGGCCCGGCTGACCCTGCTGGTCGCGGCGACCACGGTGCTGGTGCTGCTGGCCTTTCTGGTGCCGATCGCGCTGCTGCTGCGTCAGGTCGCCCAGGACCGCGCGCTGAGCCAGGCCAACACGGTGGTCCGCACGATCGTGCCGTTCGCCGTGGGGGACGTCCCGGCGTTGCGGACCGCGGTCACCGGGCAGGCCGTGCCGGTCACCGTCTTCCACTGGGACGGCACCGTGGTCGGCGCCCCGGCCACGGTCACCCCCGCGGTCCGGCTGGCCGCCGCCAAAGGCCAATCGTTCACGGTCAGCACCCCCGCCGGCCGCGAGGTCGTCGTCCCCGTGGTCGGCGCCCGCGGCACCAGCGTCATCCGGACCGTCGTCGCCGATGCCGACCTGACCCGCGGCGTCTCCCGCTCCTGGCTCACCCTGGCCGGCCTCGGCGCCGCCCTGCTGCTGCTCGGCCTGCTGGTCGCCGACCGCCTGGCGCGCACCATCATCGCCCCGATCACCCAGCTCAGCGCGGTCTCGCACCGCCTGGCCGGCGCCGAACTCACAGCCCGCGCCGCCCCCGCCGGCCCACCCGAGCTGCGCGAGGTCGCCGGCGCCCTGAACCACCTGGCGACCCGCATCCAGGACCTGCTCGCCGCCGAACGGGAACGGATCGCCGACCTCTCACACCGTCTGCGCACCCCGCTGACCGCCCTCCGCCTGGAAGCCGAATCCCTGCAGGATCCGACCGAATCCGCCCGGGTCGCGGCCGCCGCCGACGGCGTCGCCCGGGCCGTCACCGCGGCCATCCAGCAGGCCCGGCGCGAGGTCACCCACCAGCCGGCCGGTTGCGACGCCACCGCGGTGGTCAGCGACCGGGTCGCCTTCTGGCAGGTCCTCGCCGAGGACACCGGCCGCCCGGTGACCCGATCACTTCCGGACACTCCCCTGCCGGTCGCGGTCGCCGCCGACGACCTGGCCGCGGCCCTGGACGCGTTGCTCGGCAACGTCTTCGCGCACACCCCGGACGAGACCCCGTTCGCGGTGACCCTCACCGCCCGCCCGGGCGGCGGCGCGACCCTGACGGTCGCCGACGAGGGCCCCGGCTTCCCGGCCTCCGCCACCACCCGCGGCGCCTCGGGCGGCGACTCGACCGGCCTCGGCCTGGACATCGCCCGCCAGATCGCCACCGGCTTCCACACCGAGGGCGGCCCCGGCGGCGCCGTCGTCCGCCTGGAGCTGCCCGCCCCCTGA
- a CDS encoding PadR family transcriptional regulator encodes METPLREPTFLILTALAGEPLHGYGLVAEVSRLSEGRITLRPGTLYGALDRLTDAGLITVDREETVDGRLRRYYRLTDRGTTLLTEETDRMRRNVEAATTRLRLAPSPARRGRRTPGTTFGRSLASPGTALRLGGWA; translated from the coding sequence GTGGAAACGCCTCTGCGCGAACCGACGTTCCTGATCCTGACCGCCCTGGCCGGCGAGCCCCTGCACGGCTACGGCCTGGTCGCCGAGGTCAGCCGCCTCTCCGAGGGCCGCATCACGCTGCGCCCCGGCACCCTGTACGGCGCCCTGGACCGCCTCACCGACGCCGGCCTGATCACCGTCGACCGCGAGGAGACCGTCGACGGCCGGCTGCGCCGCTATTACCGCCTCACCGACCGGGGCACCACCCTGCTCACCGAGGAGACCGACCGCATGCGCCGCAACGTCGAAGCCGCCACCACCCGCCTCCGACTCGCCCCGTCGCCCGCCCGCCGGGGCCGCCGCACGCCGGGCACCACCTTCGGCCGGAGCCTCGCTTCGCCCGGCACCGCTCTGCGCCTCGGAGGCTGGGCATGA
- a CDS encoding response regulator transcription factor, giving the protein MRVVIAEDLFLLRDGLVRLVQAYGHEVTAAVDSGPAALEALLTERPDVAILDVRLPPTFSDEGLQAALAARREIPGLPVLILSQHVEQLYARELLADARGGVGYQLKDRVLDADDFIDALTRVAAGGTALDPAVVAKLLGHPRRADPLATLTERERSVLALMAEGISNTAIATRLFLSEGAISKYTTTIFAKLHLRPDDNDTNRRVRAVLTYLAADRPDD; this is encoded by the coding sequence ATGCGTGTTGTGATCGCCGAAGACCTGTTCCTGCTCCGTGACGGCCTGGTCCGCCTCGTCCAGGCCTACGGCCACGAGGTGACGGCCGCCGTCGACAGCGGACCGGCCGCCCTCGAAGCCCTGCTCACCGAGCGTCCCGACGTCGCCATCCTCGACGTCCGCCTCCCGCCCACCTTCTCCGACGAGGGCCTGCAGGCGGCCCTGGCGGCCCGCCGCGAGATCCCCGGCCTGCCGGTCCTGATCCTGTCCCAGCACGTCGAGCAGCTCTACGCCCGCGAGCTGCTCGCCGACGCGCGGGGCGGCGTGGGTTACCAGCTCAAGGACCGGGTGCTCGACGCCGACGACTTCATCGACGCGCTGACCCGCGTCGCCGCCGGCGGCACCGCCCTGGACCCGGCCGTCGTCGCCAAGCTGCTCGGCCACCCCCGCCGCGCCGACCCCCTGGCCACCCTGACCGAGCGGGAACGCTCCGTCCTGGCCCTGATGGCCGAGGGCATCTCCAACACCGCCATCGCCACCCGCCTGTTCCTGAGCGAGGGCGCCATCAGCAAATACACCACGACCATCTTCGCCAAACTCCACCTGCGCCCCGACGACAACGACACCAACCGCCGCGTCCGGGCCGTCCTCACCTACCTCGCCGCGGACCGCCCGGACGACTGA
- a CDS encoding histidine kinase produces the protein MDKGFAVVRGLYRCLRLAALTAVLPLVGVTVAGGGALFAGTWTHGRHLSWPLRTLIGAGQVLIVVVWVAAALWITHLLTSRPLAGSARRLAARWLDRDLAVTYHPPAPVTRMATGFWWDGREYHKTEREARRRSAMHARFHDPQVTGDGIWALAAGVTVFPVTVLPPLAGTAGLLAALVRPASWGAVAIPLGVVLILAGGAAAPFAWRIFRPVADRFLGPGARIRLGRRVAELETLQADLTETQAAELDRIERGLHDGAQARLVAMGMSMQAAERMVDTDPAAAKALLAETRAASRAALAELRLLVRGINPPVLVERGLVDALRALALDLPVATEVTAAVPARPERPLESALYFAVAELLTNVAKHAHARRVTVDLAHAGRTLTATVTDDGTGGAAPAPGSGLHGIQRRLAAFGGTLEIDSPIGGPTRATVSVPCVL, from the coding sequence GTGGACAAGGGATTCGCCGTCGTGCGCGGCCTCTACCGGTGCCTGCGGCTGGCGGCGCTGACCGCGGTGCTGCCGCTGGTCGGCGTGACCGTCGCCGGGGGCGGTGCGCTGTTCGCCGGCACCTGGACGCACGGCAGGCACCTGTCCTGGCCGCTGCGCACCCTGATCGGCGCCGGACAGGTGCTGATCGTGGTCGTCTGGGTGGCCGCCGCCCTGTGGATCACCCACCTGCTGACCAGCCGTCCGCTCGCCGGGTCCGCCCGGCGTCTGGCCGCCCGCTGGCTGGACCGCGACCTGGCGGTCACCTACCACCCGCCGGCCCCGGTCACCCGGATGGCCACCGGCTTCTGGTGGGACGGCAGGGAGTATCACAAGACGGAGCGCGAGGCCCGCCGCCGCTCCGCCATGCACGCCCGCTTCCACGATCCGCAGGTCACCGGGGACGGCATCTGGGCGCTGGCCGCCGGCGTGACCGTCTTCCCGGTCACCGTCCTGCCGCCACTGGCCGGCACGGCCGGCCTGCTCGCGGCCCTCGTCCGGCCCGCGTCGTGGGGCGCCGTCGCGATCCCGCTGGGTGTCGTGCTGATCCTCGCCGGTGGCGCGGCCGCCCCGTTCGCCTGGCGGATCTTCCGGCCGGTCGCCGACCGCTTCCTCGGCCCCGGCGCCCGCATCCGCCTCGGCCGCCGTGTCGCCGAGCTGGAGACTCTGCAGGCCGACCTGACCGAGACCCAGGCCGCCGAGCTGGACCGCATCGAACGCGGCCTGCACGACGGCGCCCAGGCCCGCCTGGTCGCCATGGGCATGTCCATGCAGGCCGCCGAGCGCATGGTCGACACCGACCCGGCGGCCGCCAAGGCCCTGCTCGCCGAGACCCGGGCCGCCTCCCGGGCCGCCCTGGCCGAGCTGCGCCTCCTGGTTCGCGGCATCAACCCGCCCGTCCTGGTCGAGCGAGGTCTCGTCGACGCCCTGCGCGCCCTGGCGCTGGATCTCCCGGTCGCGACGGAGGTGACCGCCGCCGTCCCGGCCCGCCCCGAACGCCCCCTGGAGTCGGCCCTCTACTTCGCCGTCGCCGAGCTGCTCACCAACGTCGCCAAACACGCCCACGCCCGGCGGGTCACGGTCGACCTGGCACATGCCGGCCGGACGCTCACCGCAACCGTCACCGACGACGGCACCGGTGGCGCCGCACCCGCGCCCGGTTCCGGTCTGCACGGCATCCAGCGGCGGCTGGCGGCCTTCGGCGGCACGCTGGAGATCGACAGCCCCATCGGCGGGCCGACCCGCGCTACCGTGTCGGTGCCATGCGTGTTGTGA
- a CDS encoding triacylglycerol lipase, producing MSLAILLSTALLLVPAPAHRQPADLHCTGDPANGRTPILLIHGTTSNSRANFSWNWDRAFDHEGRAHCDIDLPDSGNGDIRIAAGHVERGIRYLHRIAGTPISLLGHSQGGMIARWVLKFAPDTRSMIDDYVSLSASNHGTDEFVVQCAAQTVCSAAYWQQRSNAAFIAALNSGPQTWPGISYTQLYTRYDEIILPYRRSALPPAPNVTNLAVQDLCPLETVEHFGMAYDNAAWLLAMDAFDHPGPARLSRVSRATCGRPLMPAVDPVAFPADAAAALAQSARSMLVTPQLTAEPE from the coding sequence GTGAGCCTCGCGATCTTGCTGTCCACCGCCCTGCTGCTCGTGCCGGCACCGGCACACCGGCAGCCCGCGGATCTGCACTGCACCGGCGACCCGGCGAACGGCCGGACCCCGATCCTGCTGATCCACGGCACCACCTCGAACTCCCGCGCGAACTTCTCCTGGAACTGGGACCGCGCCTTCGACCACGAAGGTCGCGCACACTGCGACATCGACCTGCCGGACAGCGGCAACGGCGACATCCGGATCGCCGCCGGGCACGTCGAACGCGGCATCCGCTACCTCCACCGGATCGCCGGTACGCCGATCAGCCTGCTCGGTCACAGCCAGGGCGGGATGATCGCCCGCTGGGTCCTGAAGTTCGCCCCGGACACCCGCTCGATGATCGACGACTACGTCTCCCTGTCCGCCTCCAACCACGGCACCGACGAGTTCGTGGTGCAGTGCGCCGCCCAGACGGTGTGCTCGGCCGCGTACTGGCAGCAGCGCTCGAACGCGGCCTTCATCGCCGCGCTCAACAGTGGTCCGCAGACCTGGCCGGGGATCAGTTACACCCAGCTCTACACCCGGTACGACGAGATCATCCTGCCGTACCGCCGCTCCGCCCTGCCGCCCGCGCCGAACGTCACCAACCTCGCCGTGCAGGACCTGTGTCCCCTGGAGACGGTCGAGCACTTCGGCATGGCGTACGACAACGCGGCCTGGCTGCTGGCCATGGACGCCTTCGACCACCCGGGGCCGGCCCGGCTGTCCCGGGTGAGCCGGGCGACGTGCGGGCGCCCGCTGATGCCCGCGGTCGACCCGGTCGCCTTCCCGGCCGACGCCGCCGCCGCGCTCGCCCAGAGCGCCCGGTCGATGCTGGTCACCCCCCAGTTGACGGCCGAGCCGGAATAG
- a CDS encoding ABC transporter ATP-binding protein, protein MSMEMAAWSSMYHAMNQQDEKRPFSLATLRRIARFARPHRRALTGFLTLSVVAAVLAVAGPVLAGRVVDAIVGGADTGLVVRLAAAIALVALGESGLGLAQRWFSARIGEGLILDLRTTVFDHVQRMPVAFFTRTRTGALVSRLNNDVLGAQRAFSDTLSGVAGNLVTLILTLIVMIGISWQITVLALLLLPIFVWPARRMGGRLARLERAAAEHNAAMNTQMTERFSAPGATLVKLYGRPEAESAEFAARARRERDIGVRTAMAQWTFMTALVSVSGLAIALVYGLGGYYALRGSLPAGDVVALAILLTRLYAPLTSLAGARVEMMSALVSFERVFEVLDLEPLIREKPDAREVPDGPVSVEFDGVRFAYPSADKVSLASLEEVATLDTRGGSEVLHDVSFTAEPGQMVALVGSSGAGKSTMAGLLPRLYDAGAGAVRLAGVDVRDLSAASLRATLGMVTQDGHLFHDSVRANLRLARPEATEAEMWAVLRRAHVADLVAALPDGLDTVIGERGYRLSGGERQRLTIARLLLARPRVVVLDEATAHLDATSEQAVQAALGEALAGRTAVVIAHRLSTVRAADQILVIEQGRVVERGTHESLLSSGGRYEELYRTQFAAA, encoded by the coding sequence ATGAGCATGGAGATGGCTGCCTGGAGTTCGATGTACCACGCGATGAACCAGCAGGACGAGAAACGCCCGTTCTCCCTGGCCACGTTACGCAGGATCGCGCGTTTCGCCCGGCCGCACCGAAGGGCGCTGACCGGGTTCCTGACGCTCAGCGTGGTCGCCGCGGTGCTCGCGGTGGCCGGCCCGGTGCTGGCCGGGCGGGTGGTGGACGCGATCGTCGGCGGCGCCGACACCGGCCTGGTCGTCCGGCTCGCGGCGGCGATCGCGCTGGTGGCGCTCGGCGAGTCCGGGCTGGGGCTGGCGCAGCGGTGGTTCTCGGCCCGGATCGGCGAGGGGCTGATCCTGGACCTGCGCACCACGGTCTTCGACCACGTGCAGCGGATGCCGGTCGCGTTCTTCACCCGCACCCGGACCGGCGCGCTGGTCAGCCGGCTGAACAACGACGTGCTGGGCGCGCAGCGGGCGTTCAGCGACACGCTGTCCGGGGTGGCCGGCAACCTGGTCACGCTGATCCTCACGCTGATCGTGATGATCGGCATCTCGTGGCAGATCACCGTGCTGGCGCTGCTCCTGCTGCCGATCTTCGTCTGGCCGGCCCGGCGGATGGGCGGGCGGCTGGCCCGGCTGGAGCGGGCGGCGGCCGAGCACAACGCGGCGATGAACACGCAGATGACCGAGCGGTTCTCGGCGCCGGGCGCGACGCTGGTGAAGCTGTACGGGCGGCCGGAGGCGGAGTCCGCCGAGTTCGCGGCCCGGGCACGGCGGGAGCGGGACATCGGCGTACGCACCGCCATGGCGCAGTGGACCTTCATGACCGCCCTGGTGTCCGTGTCCGGGCTGGCGATCGCCCTGGTCTACGGCCTCGGCGGCTACTACGCGCTGCGCGGCAGCCTGCCGGCGGGCGACGTGGTGGCGCTGGCCATCCTGCTCACCCGGCTGTATGCGCCGCTCACCTCGCTGGCCGGCGCCCGGGTCGAGATGATGAGCGCGCTGGTCAGCTTCGAGCGGGTGTTCGAGGTGCTCGACCTGGAGCCGCTGATCCGGGAGAAGCCCGACGCCCGGGAGGTGCCGGACGGCCCGGTGTCGGTGGAGTTCGACGGGGTCCGGTTCGCCTACCCGTCGGCCGACAAGGTTTCGCTGGCCTCCCTGGAGGAGGTGGCGACGCTGGACACCCGGGGCGGCAGCGAGGTGCTGCACGACGTCAGCTTCACCGCCGAGCCGGGTCAGATGGTGGCGCTGGTCGGCTCGTCGGGGGCCGGCAAGTCGACGATGGCCGGTCTGCTCCCCCGGCTCTACGACGCCGGGGCGGGCGCGGTGCGGCTGGCCGGGGTGGACGTGCGCGACCTGTCCGCGGCGTCGCTGCGCGCCACGCTCGGCATGGTGACCCAGGACGGGCATCTGTTCCACGATTCGGTCCGGGCCAATCTGCGGCTCGCCCGGCCCGAGGCGACCGAGGCGGAGATGTGGGCGGTGCTGCGCCGGGCGCATGTCGCCGACCTGGTAGCCGCGCTGCCGGATGGGCTGGACACGGTGATCGGCGAGCGCGGCTACCGGCTCTCCGGCGGGGAACGCCAGCGGCTGACCATCGCCCGGCTGCTGCTGGCCCGGCCGCGGGTGGTGGTCCTCGACGAGGCCACCGCGCACCTCGACGCGACTTCCGAGCAGGCGGTACAGGCGGCGCTCGGCGAGGCCCTGGCCGGCCGGACCGCGGTGGTGATCGCCCACCGGTTGTCCACGGTCCGGGCCGCCGACCAGATCCTGGTGATCGAGCAGGGCCGGGTGGTGGAGCGCGGCACGCACGAGTCGCTGCTCTCCTCCGGCGGACGCTACGAGGAGCTCTACCGCACCCAGTTCGCGGCCGCCTGA
- a CDS encoding FAD-dependent monooxygenase translates to MTYDVIVAGAGPTGLMLAGELALGGARVAVLERLAARTGQSKALNLQPRSAEVLASRGLLDDILVQAPALLPHGHFAGIPLDYSTLDTPYPFQVGIPQARVEERLAAWATSLGAELRYGTAVTTFAQDDGGVTVDGERAAYLVGCDGARSVVRKQAGVDFVGRDARVCALVADVTLAGDGPAGWELPAPKGDGMLTVLPLGDGVFRMLAAGPVQAAAGRDDPIPDSELADALARDGLTLDAVRWASRFTDATRQAARYRRGRILLAGDAAHIHSPAGGQGLNLGLQDAFNLGWKLAEVIRGESGDALLDTYHAERHPVAARVLQASRAQGVLYIADDDVLALRAMVTEFVDTQALARRVAGLDHGDRIPGLDLTRLHDGRRHVIDGVPVRPDGFRWSAPASAAVSAQAAANWVR, encoded by the coding sequence ATGACGTACGACGTGATCGTCGCCGGTGCCGGGCCGACGGGGCTGATGCTGGCCGGGGAGCTCGCGCTGGGCGGCGCCCGGGTCGCCGTGCTGGAGCGGCTGGCGGCCCGCACCGGGCAGTCCAAGGCGCTGAACCTGCAGCCCCGCTCGGCCGAGGTGCTCGCCTCCCGCGGGCTGCTCGACGACATCCTGGTGCAGGCGCCGGCGCTGTTGCCGCACGGGCACTTCGCCGGGATCCCGCTGGACTACAGCACGCTGGACACCCCGTACCCCTTTCAGGTCGGCATCCCGCAGGCGCGGGTCGAGGAGCGGCTCGCCGCGTGGGCGACGTCGCTCGGGGCCGAGCTGCGGTACGGCACCGCGGTCACCACCTTCGCGCAGGACGACGGGGGAGTGACGGTCGACGGCGAACGCGCAGCGTACCTCGTCGGCTGCGACGGGGCGCGCAGTGTCGTCCGCAAGCAGGCCGGGGTGGACTTCGTCGGTCGCGACGCCCGCGTCTGTGCACTCGTCGCGGATGTGACCCTGGCCGGTGACGGCCCGGCGGGCTGGGAACTGCCGGCACCGAAGGGCGACGGCATGCTGACCGTGCTGCCGCTGGGCGACGGGGTGTTCCGGATGCTGGCCGCCGGGCCGGTGCAGGCGGCCGCCGGGCGCGACGATCCGATCCCGGACAGCGAGCTGGCCGACGCGCTGGCCCGGGACGGGCTGACGCTCGATGCGGTCCGCTGGGCGAGCCGGTTCACCGACGCCACCCGGCAGGCCGCACGGTATCGACGGGGCCGGATCCTCCTGGCCGGGGACGCCGCGCACATCCACTCGCCGGCCGGTGGGCAGGGGCTGAACCTGGGCCTGCAGGACGCCTTCAACCTGGGCTGGAAGCTCGCCGAGGTGATCCGCGGGGAATCGGGCGACGCGCTGCTCGACACCTACCACGCGGAGCGGCACCCGGTCGCCGCCCGGGTGTTGCAGGCGAGCCGGGCGCAGGGCGTCCTGTACATCGCGGACGACGACGTGCTCGCCCTGCGCGCGATGGTCACCGAGTTCGTGGACACGCAGGCGCTGGCCCGGCGGGTGGCCGGACTGGACCACGGCGACCGCATCCCCGGCCTCGACCTGACCCGGCTGCACGACGGTCGCCGCCACGTGATCGACGGCGTCCCGGTCCGCCCCGACGGCTTCCGCTGGTCCGCGCCCGCCTCCGCCGCGGTCTCCGCTCAGGCGGCCGCGAACTGGGTGCGGTAG
- a CDS encoding VC0807 family protein, whose amino-acid sequence MVKTPSRPSRFAPALPILIDFGLPLVVYYGLRAAGVDQWWALLLSGVIPAVLVIVRFARTRTVDYPALFVLTIVALSLGVSAMTGDARTMLIRDAWGGLFGGLIGVWLLASVWVGRPALMYLVRAFVLAKVGEPGLRGWENRWHTDPGFRHGLRTITFVWGCASLLNMLVTVLAAVLLPLDLAPAVLNAGWPAIAVPTFLFHLYYTRKKDLRA is encoded by the coding sequence ATGGTGAAGACCCCGTCCCGCCCGAGCCGGTTCGCGCCGGCCCTCCCGATACTGATCGATTTCGGCCTGCCGCTCGTCGTCTACTACGGACTGCGCGCGGCCGGGGTCGACCAGTGGTGGGCGTTGCTGCTCTCCGGCGTGATCCCGGCGGTCCTGGTGATCGTCCGGTTCGCCCGCACCCGAACCGTCGACTACCCGGCCCTGTTCGTCCTCACCATCGTGGCGCTCAGCCTGGGCGTCTCGGCGATGACCGGTGACGCCCGCACCATGCTGATCCGGGATGCCTGGGGTGGCCTGTTCGGCGGCCTGATCGGCGTCTGGCTGCTGGCCTCGGTGTGGGTCGGCCGCCCCGCGCTGATGTATCTGGTCCGCGCCTTCGTCCTGGCCAAGGTGGGCGAGCCGGGCCTGCGCGGGTGGGAGAACCGCTGGCACACCGACCCCGGGTTCCGGCACGGTCTGCGGACGATCACCTTCGTCTGGGGCTGCGCCAGCCTGCTCAACATGCTGGTCACCGTGCTGGCGGCCGTCCTGCTGCCGCTCGACCTGGCACCCGCCGTGCTCAACGCCGGCTGGCCGGCGATCGCCGTGCCCACCTTCCTCTTCCATCTCTACTACACCAGGAAGAAGGACCTGCGAGCATGA
- a CDS encoding TetR/AcrR family transcriptional regulator: protein MRVNETAATRARRAQIVTAAIDTIAELGYANASFARIASRAGISSTRLISYHFDDKADLVRAVVGAVLGEAAAFMGERMRSARDRTGLLTAYIQANLIFIAEHPAAIRAVIEIAAAARTGEGAPLVDPADADDPGARLATMFREGQEAGEFRTFDPHVMAVTLRAAIDAAAVQPDLDPHAYAAELVALFTRAIRKDEL, encoded by the coding sequence ATGCGAGTAAACGAGACGGCCGCGACGAGAGCCCGACGGGCCCAGATCGTCACGGCCGCGATCGACACGATCGCCGAGCTGGGATATGCCAACGCGTCCTTCGCCCGGATCGCCAGCCGGGCCGGGATCAGCAGCACCCGGCTGATCTCGTACCACTTCGACGACAAGGCCGACCTGGTCCGGGCGGTGGTCGGCGCGGTGCTCGGCGAGGCGGCCGCCTTCATGGGCGAGCGGATGCGCTCGGCGCGCGACCGGACGGGCCTGCTCACCGCGTACATCCAAGCGAATCTGATCTTCATTGCGGAGCATCCCGCGGCGATCCGGGCGGTCATCGAGATCGCCGCCGCGGCCCGCACCGGGGAGGGCGCCCCGCTGGTTGACCCGGCGGACGCCGACGACCCGGGGGCCCGCCTCGCCACCATGTTCCGCGAGGGGCAGGAGGCCGGCGAGTTCCGCACCTTCGACCCGCACGTCATGGCGGTCACCCTGCGCGCCGCCATCGACGCGGCGGCCGTCCAGCCCGATCTCGACCCGCACGCCTACGCCGCGGAGCTGGTCGCCCTGTTCACCCGAGCCATCCGGAAGGACGAGCTGTGA
- a CDS encoding nitroreductase family deazaflavin-dependent oxidoreductase has protein sequence MGSRVLAVRGRTSGEVRTTIVNMFTHDGERYLLAPRGHTQWVRNLRVAGEGELRLGRRSERFVATEVADADKSELIRLYLRKWAWETGAFFDGLTADSPEADISAAAPGFPVFRITAG, from the coding sequence ATGGGCAGCCGGGTGCTCGCCGTGCGCGGGCGCACCAGCGGCGAGGTGCGGACCACGATCGTCAACATGTTCACCCACGACGGCGAGCGCTACCTGCTGGCGCCGCGCGGACACACCCAGTGGGTGCGCAACCTGCGGGTGGCCGGCGAGGGTGAGCTGCGGCTCGGGCGGCGCAGCGAGCGGTTCGTCGCGACGGAGGTGGCGGACGCGGACAAGAGCGAGCTGATCCGGCTCTACCTGCGCAAGTGGGCGTGGGAGACCGGCGCGTTCTTCGACGGCCTGACAGCGGATTCGCCGGAGGCCGACATCTCGGCCGCGGCTCCCGGCTTCCCGGTCTTCCGAATCACGGCCGGCTGA
- a CDS encoding LGFP repeat-containing protein produces the protein MKRGAWTVVTLGLAAATVFGAVPARADESKSADKSATYCRLRVHGGILSHYRTLGSDKGRLGCPMGIEQSAAGGGRMQQFDGGSIYWSAQTGAHAVAGRILQLWQGNRGEAGCVGYPVDEESDTPDHRGRYQHFQRGTIWHWNDGRVSAVC, from the coding sequence ATGAAACGTGGAGCATGGACAGTGGTCACGCTCGGCCTCGCCGCCGCGACGGTCTTCGGGGCTGTGCCCGCCCGGGCCGACGAGAGCAAATCCGCGGACAAGAGCGCGACCTACTGCCGGCTCCGGGTGCACGGTGGCATCCTGAGCCACTACCGCACGCTCGGCTCGGACAAGGGGCGGCTCGGCTGTCCGATGGGCATCGAGCAGTCCGCGGCCGGCGGCGGGCGGATGCAGCAGTTCGACGGTGGCTCGATCTACTGGTCGGCGCAGACCGGCGCGCACGCGGTCGCCGGCCGGATCCTGCAACTGTGGCAGGGCAACCGGGGCGAGGCCGGCTGCGTCGGCTACCCGGTCGACGAGGAGTCGGACACGCCCGATCACCGGGGTCGCTACCAGCATTTCCAGCGGGGCACGATCTGGCACTGGAACGACGGCCGGGTCAGCGCGGTCTGCTGA